In Streptomyces hawaiiensis, one genomic interval encodes:
- a CDS encoding glycoside hydrolase family 5 protein yields MVSLAGKIRVIFLAVLLAVAASVYGAAHQASADTVAQSGASQIVADMGAGWNLGNQLEATTNGYPSETAWGQPTVSQALIDKVKAAGFKTIRIPVSYLGYIGSGPNYTINAAWLNRVQEVVNYAYNRGLHVLINMHGDGYKSVNGSWLICDSPSQATIKAKYEKAWQQIANRFKNYDQRLILESMNEEFDGQYGRPTQPCYSNINSYNQIFVDTVRKTGGNNSSRWLLVAGWNTNIDYTAGNYGFALPSDQYRSPSIPANERRIMISVHHYSPWDFAGEESGTITQWGRAATNPSRTSTWGQEDYLDAQFKTMRDVFVTKGYPVVVGEYGAIDKSSFDSSNNRYRADFARAVAATAKKYGAASIYWDNGATDRYGFGLFNRRSLTITQQGIINAIMTGVSGSVAASGLPSGT; encoded by the coding sequence AGTTGCCGCATCTGTGTACGGCGCGGCGCATCAGGCATCGGCCGATACCGTGGCACAGTCAGGCGCTTCGCAGATCGTGGCCGACATGGGCGCGGGTTGGAATCTGGGGAACCAACTCGAAGCCACCACCAACGGATACCCCAGTGAAACAGCGTGGGGCCAGCCGACGGTATCGCAGGCCCTCATCGACAAAGTAAAGGCGGCGGGGTTCAAGACGATCCGGATCCCGGTCTCCTACCTGGGATACATAGGGTCCGGCCCGAATTACACGATCAACGCCGCCTGGCTGAACAGAGTCCAAGAAGTCGTCAACTATGCCTATAACAGGGGCCTGCATGTACTGATCAACATGCACGGCGACGGGTACAAGAGCGTCAACGGCTCCTGGCTGATCTGCGATTCCCCCTCCCAGGCGACGATCAAGGCCAAGTACGAGAAAGCTTGGCAGCAGATCGCGAACAGGTTCAAGAACTACGACCAGCGCCTGATCCTCGAGTCCATGAACGAAGAGTTCGACGGGCAGTACGGCCGTCCGACCCAACCGTGCTACTCAAACATCAACAGCTACAACCAGATCTTCGTGGACACCGTGCGCAAAACAGGCGGCAACAACAGTTCGAGGTGGCTGCTCGTGGCCGGCTGGAACACGAACATCGATTACACCGCCGGGAATTACGGCTTCGCGCTTCCGTCCGACCAATACCGCTCCCCCTCCATTCCCGCGAATGAGCGGCGGATCATGATCTCCGTTCACCACTACAGCCCGTGGGACTTCGCCGGGGAGGAGAGCGGCACCATCACGCAATGGGGCCGAGCAGCGACCAACCCGTCGAGGACGTCGACCTGGGGACAGGAGGACTATCTGGACGCGCAGTTCAAGACGATGCGCGACGTATTCGTCACGAAGGGGTATCCGGTGGTGGTGGGCGAATACGGCGCCATCGACAAGTCATCCTTCGATTCGTCGAACAACAGGTATCGCGCGGACTTCGCACGGGCCGTCGCGGCCACCGCCAAGAAGTACGGCGCGGCCTCCATCTACTGGGACAACGGTGCAACCGATCGGTACGGGTTCGGGCTGTTCAACCGGCGCTCCCTCACGATCACCCAGCAGGGCATCATCAACGCCATCATGACCGGCGTCAGCGGCAGTGTCGCCGCCTCCGGCCTTCCGTCCGGCACGTAG